The Nitrospinaceae bacterium genome has a segment encoding these proteins:
- a CDS encoding glycosyltransferase family 2 protein, which translates to MDSTETGISFIIPAYNEENMLAPTIDRLHDALSGLDLSFEIIVVNDGSQDGTRQAAESASNASVFSHPVNTGYGSAIKTGILASRYSWIGIVDADGTYDIEQLPLLVDKMKEGFDMAVVSRENILKMDKPLKRFFRRILLSFINIFISAKIQDPNSGFRIFKKDLAMTFFPFLCNTFSFTTSITIFAMGEGYFVCYVPTNYTERTGISKVRHFRDSLRMIQLIMQGITFFNPVKFYLMLSALLVFFVALPAAALTTLGWSSLALQYVIIGSASTLLLGLGVMVDILRISSTYAIDKNKRLTAEADASD; encoded by the coding sequence ATGGATTCAACTGAGACGGGCATCAGTTTCATCATCCCCGCCTACAACGAAGAGAATATGCTGGCCCCGACTATTGACCGGCTTCATGACGCTTTATCCGGTCTGGATCTATCATTTGAGATTATTGTTGTGAACGATGGCTCCCAGGACGGCACCCGGCAAGCCGCTGAAAGCGCCAGTAACGCCAGCGTCTTCAGCCACCCCGTTAACACCGGCTACGGGAGCGCTATCAAAACAGGCATTCTCGCTTCCCGCTATTCATGGATTGGAATTGTGGATGCAGACGGCACATACGATATCGAACAACTGCCGCTTCTCGTTGATAAGATGAAAGAAGGCTTCGACATGGCCGTGGTATCGCGTGAAAATATTTTAAAGATGGATAAACCCCTGAAGCGTTTTTTCCGCAGAATCCTTCTTTCGTTCATCAATATTTTCATATCAGCGAAAATTCAAGATCCGAACAGTGGGTTCAGGATTTTCAAAAAAGACCTGGCCATGACCTTTTTCCCTTTCCTTTGCAATACTTTTTCCTTCACAACGAGCATCACAATTTTCGCAATGGGTGAAGGGTATTTTGTTTGCTACGTGCCGACGAACTACACGGAGCGAACGGGAATAAGCAAGGTGCGGCATTTCCGTGATTCGCTTCGGATGATCCAGCTAATCATGCAAGGCATCACATTTTTCAATCCAGTGAAATTTTATCTCATGCTCTCGGCGTTACTGGTGTTTTTTGTGGCGCTGCCAGCCGCTGCTCTCACCACTTTAGGCTGGAGCAGCTTGGCTCTCCAGTATGTCATCATTGGCTCAGCATCAACGCTTTTACTCGGCCTTGGCGTCATGGTGGATATTCTTCGTATTTCCTCTACCTACGCAATAGACAAGAACAAGCGCTTGACGGCCGAAGCAGACGCCTCCGATTGA